The DNA region TGGCTGTCATTAAAGTAAGCAGGTACCGTGATAACCGCTTGAGTTACCGTTTGACCCAGATACGCTTCAGCATCTGTTTTCAGTTTTTGCAGGATGATTGCAGAGATCTCTTGTGGGGAGTAGTCTTTGCTGTCAATTGTTTCTTTGTGGGATGTACCCATATGACGCTTGATCGAGATGATCGTACGATCCGGATTTGTGATCGCTTGGCGTTTGGCAGTTTCACCAACAACCCGTTCTCCGTCTTTTTTGAAACCTACTACGGATGGTGTGGTACGAGCGCCTTCCGGGTTTGGAATTACGACAGCCTCGCCGCCTTCCATAACCGCTACGCATGAGTTTGTTGTTCCTAAGTCAATACCGATTACTTTACTCATTGGAAAATATCCTCCCTCGACAATTTAAATGGATCAGATTGATCCTTATTTTATTTTTTCACTAGTCGTGCTCTATGTGTGTACAAACCTTTATATTAAGCTTCGCTGGCCTCGTACAATCATGCAGTAAACCCATTGCATTCTGCTACAGAAATTATGAGCTCACTTTAACCATAGCCGGACGAAGCACTTTATCCTTCAGCATGTAGCCTTTTTGGACTTCCTCAACAACGGTACCTTCTTCATACTCGTCGCTTTCCACTTGCATGATCGCTTGGTGGAATTCAGGATTAAACGGTTGTCCTACCGTATCCATTGCAGTCAGACCTTCATTATTCAGCACCGTTTCCAGCTGACGGAAGATCATTTGTATGCCTTTGGAAAAAGATTCAACTTCAGTACCTTCCGGTACAGTAGCCATGGCACGCTCGAAGTTATCAATAACGGGTACCAATTCGTTGACCAGCTTCATCGAAGCGTATTTCGCCAGTTCTTCTTTCTCCTTCTGCGTACGACGACGGAAATTGTCAAAATCAGCTTGCGCACGGACAAAACGCTGTTGTTGTTCCTCTGCTTCTGCCTTCAAACGCGCAATCTCATCTTGCTCCTGATCTGCCATCTCTTCCGCCTGTGCTTCTGCAGCTCCGGCTTCGTTGACAGGTTCCTGTTCCGCTGCTGTAGTCGATTGCTGCTCCTGTTCTTCTGCTGCGAATGATTGCTCCTCTTTCAAGATGTTCACCTCCTTATAAGAATGAAATGCTCTTGGATTCATTCCCTTATTTGAAACGATGCGTTAGCATGGCCGTCAAATCACGGGATAATGTATTTAAAATATGAATGACACGTGCGTAATCCATTCGCGTAGGTCCCAAAATTCCGATAGAGCCCAAAGCTTCTCCATCCAAAGAATAGGATGCCGTTATCAGGCTGCAATTGGCGAAGGCTTCATGATCATTCTCGGTACCAATTCGCACCTGAATACCAGATCCACCCTGCACGGGCATCATCAATTTCATGAGTGTTGGTGTCTCATCCAACAGATCCAATATATCTTTTACTTTTTCAATATCCTTAAATTCAGGTTGG from Paenibacillus sp. JNUCC-31 includes:
- the grpE gene encoding nucleotide exchange factor GrpE — protein: MKEEQSFAAEEQEQQSTTAAEQEPVNEAGAAEAQAEEMADQEQDEIARLKAEAEEQQQRFVRAQADFDNFRRRTQKEKEELAKYASMKLVNELVPVIDNFERAMATVPEGTEVESFSKGIQMIFRQLETVLNNEGLTAMDTVGQPFNPEFHQAIMQVESDEYEEGTVVEEVQKGYMLKDKVLRPAMVKVSS